From a region of the Pogona vitticeps strain Pit_001003342236 chromosome 7, PviZW2.1, whole genome shotgun sequence genome:
- the LOC144584019 gene encoding maestro heat-like repeat-containing protein family member 2A has protein sequence MESLWATQGIPSPKVTSFLMLQRSLMAAGQLIAPLSAPEVWSRRQLCVKVVKAVLRDRSAKVRLAMLRVIEKLLHMGYFEKVEGWPLSYICLQLAVSAHQLTHPTRRLPLGGLEEKAIERAAMDALHAAVATQRCASQELWARMLGYLMQPYHTASAVPLCHALRLLAKQRLRQVACKEGKLEPGTADSAAGE, from the exons ATGGAGAGTCTGTGGGCGACTCAGGGAATCCCTAGTCCGAAGGTCACCTCCTTCCTGATGTTGCAGAGGAGCCTGATGGCCGCCGGCCAGCTGATTGCTCCTCTCTCAG CGCCGGAGGTCTGGAGCAGGAGGCAGCTGTGCGTGAAGGTGGTGAAGGCTGTGCTAAGGGACCGCAGTGCCAAG GTTCGTCTGGCCATGCTCCGGGTCATCGAGAAGCTGCTGCACATGGGTTACTTTGAGAAGGTGGAAGGCTGGCCTCTGAGTTACATCTGTCTGCAGCTGGCTGTGTCTGCCCACCAGCTG ACGCACCCAACGCGGAGGCTCCCCCTGGGCGGCCTGGAGGAGAAGGCCATCGAGAGGGCAGCCATGGACGCCCTCCATGCAGCTGTGGCAACCCAGAGGTGTGCCAGCCAG GAATTATGGGCGAGGATGCTAGGCTACCTAATGCAGCCCTATCACACCGCTTCCGCCGTGCCCTTGTGCCATGCCCTGAGGCTGCTGGCCAAGCAGCGGCTGCGCCAGGTGGCCTGCAAGGAAGGCAAGCTGGAACCAG GAACTGCTGATTCGGCTGCTGGTGAGTGA
- the LOC110083298 gene encoding maestro heat-like repeat-containing protein family member 2A has product MEAVSLPWQAQAFLYKALGTTLSLAEESKGVASQLIEVMMQTDYTDEGQRKGLRWCLAYCAKGQLRAVLAALKLFEEKAVSGAELEEEPVCLHSGQGLAETARVRSALLSLYSCTVLWAPGEQLRAHLESRIVPGILRHYAASAGPQRAKDTELVLSFAQSVSEVSLSIQAHGETRAFRLSQKRALLDHLMDVLKGQPSEAMRSPACQEVLVALRHLSQVPERLCHEESVELAERCISHVVALPPSGLLGDTTQALYTETLAALSGLVETLLAEREAGSAGSGWFQQVFQLLGYWLVSEREWERARAMQVAARLLKARHQGGTSPALPVGQVGRLLGALGPSTCDPLAAIRQGAVECIEVLLSLPGAMRSPEPKGRTWASWLHCIQRDLQSESTKEVRTASLQLAKVVSRALHSKEMVPFLRSLLEQLRTVNAACDQAVLWWFEVAARERGTDLKDKVRGLVAVLCSSLQWAEDPSLRRSLAQALCVLAEHHSRGVCASLVEQPLLQPRARRELWAAIVTHPSCRASALKHLLRWVMSDGSSAPNCVLVLLALREVVVALDSWTGLSSLLSDLCHVLLFWLSQDWSGEMPQAACSLLEGNGELETGWAGARGLAVEVLQTMLSQVIPEATWAMEAENAWALLREPESRLKGCYIQH; this is encoded by the exons ATGGAGGCTGTTTCCCTGCCATGGCAGGCGCAG GCGTTCCTCTACAAGGCCTTGGGGACGACCCTGTCCTTGGCAGAAGAGTCCAAGGGGGTGGCTTCACAGCTCATTGAGGTGATGATGCAGACGGATTACACTGATGAAGGTCAGAGAAAG GGCCTTCGCTGGTGCTTGGCTTATTGTGCGAAGGGGCAGCTGCGGGCGGTGCTGGCGGCCCTGAAACTCTTTGAGGAGAAGGCTGTGTCGGGCGCGGAGCTCGAAGAGGAGCCCGTTTGCCTTCACTCCGGCCAG GGCTTGGCGGAGACGGCCAGGGTGAGGAGCGCCCTCCTGTCGCTCTACAGCTGCACTGTGCTCTGGGCCCCCGGGGAGCAGCTGAGGGCTCACCTGGAGAGCAGGATTGTCCCCGGGATCCTGCGCCATTACGCGGCCTCGGCCGGTCCCCAG AGAGCCAAGGACACCGAGCTGGTCCTCAGCTTCGCCCAGAGCGTGTCGGAGGTCAGTCTCTCCATCCAGGCCCACGGGGAGACCCGTGCTTTCCGCCTGTCCCAGAAGCGAGCCCTGCTGGACCATCTCATG GACGTTCTCAAAGGCCAGCCCTCGGAGGCCATGCGGTCGCCCGCCTGCCAAGAAGTGCTGGTCGCCCTCCGGCACCTGAG TCAGGTGCCGGAGCGGCTCTGCCACGAGGAGAGCGTGGAGTTGGCCGAGCGCTGTATCAGCCACGTCGTGGCCCTTCCGCCTTCGGGGCTCTTGGGAGACACCACACAG GCTCTTTACACGGAGACCCTGGCTGCCTTATCTGGTCTGGTGGAGACCCTCCTGGCGGAGCGAGAGGCAGGGAGCGCCGGATCGGGGTGGTTCCAGCAGGTCTTCCAG CTCTTGGGCTACTGGCTGGTGTCGGAGCGTGAATGGGAGCGTGCCCGGGCCATGCAGGTCGCTGCCCGCCTGTTGAAAGCCCGTCACCAGGGTGGCACCTCT CCAGCGCTCCCTGTGGGCCAGGTCGGACGCCTGCTTGGAGCCCTGGGGCCTTCCACCTGCGACCCCCTGGCTGCCATCCGGCAGGGTGCTGTGGAGTGCATCGAGGTGCTGCTGAGCCTCCCAG GAGCCATGAGATCCCCAGAGCCCAAGGGCCGCACCTGGGCCTCGTGGCTGCATTGCATTCAGCGGGACCTGCAGAGCGAGAGCACCAAGGAAGTGCGCACTGCCTCCCTCCAACTGGCCAAG GTGGTCAGCCGCGCATTGCACTCCAAGGAAATGGTGCCCTTCCTGCGCTCCTTGCTGGAGCAACTGAGGACCGTGAATGCCGCCTGCGACCAGGCCGTCCTTTGGTGGTTCGAGGTGGCCGCGAGGGAGCGAGGGACTGATCTGAAGGACAAG gTCCGGGGTTTGGTGGCGGTCCTTTGCTCCTCCCTGCAGTGGGCCGAGGACCCCTCCCTGCGGCGCTCCTTGGCCCAGGCCCTCTGCGTGTTGGCGGAGCACCACTCTCGAGGGGTCTGTGCCTCCCTGGTGGAGCAGCCCCTTCTCCAGCCCAG GGCAAGAAGGGAGCTCTGGGCCGCCATCGTGACTCACCCGAGCTGCCGAGCCTCAGCCCTGAAGCATTTGCTCCGCTGGGTGATGTCGGACGGGAGCAGCGCCCCAAATTGTGTTCTG GTGCTCTTAGCCCTCCGAGAGGTGGTCGTGGCCTTGGACAGCTGGACCGGGCTCTCCTCGCTACTCTCCGATCTGTGCCATGTTCTCCTCTTCTGGCTCAGCCAGGACTGGTCCGGAGAGATGCCACAGGCAGCCTGTTCCCTTCTGGAAGGCAACGGGGAGCTGGAAACGGGATGGGCAGGGGCCCGGGG ACTGGCGGTGGAGGTGCTGCAGACCATGCTCAGCCAAGTGATTCCAGAGGCCACGTGGGCGATGGAGGCAGAAAACGCCTGGGCCCTCctgagagagccagagagccgtcttaaggggtgttacatacagcactga